In Megalobrama amblycephala isolate DHTTF-2021 linkage group LG10, ASM1881202v1, whole genome shotgun sequence, one DNA window encodes the following:
- the tacc2 gene encoding microtubule-associated protein futsch isoform X1: MQSWRDYFCKPCSASVTSPQEDMEYRMGSCIGVARSQAAVHTDKVSPLKEKSAAAENGSVHTDSVTAEPQVSADEDEKPQRQEEEDKEELEFPHDLLPSIDLDLSTELNLTWGTSLGCEQVGLGEMKNEAVALGGTANPLLAGLEHYMEASPPVVGLIKSCDGDQVSTETQNHLSSTPQQDIPSLSPLAAQVDYELQEALKECEDEMTALGISSHVDTWTAGDLDRCSSLVLPENDEKNEQTEKAEVKKDFGTSSQKPVKIHGGCHGNEAHKNDSSAGEEGVFSFRDYILGKKQTNTFTDGAKDVKNIKDITENHSEETRQLSEAEWQTNSEIETKIHTAENIADQQTTPSIWKGTQTTSEMDAAKETLTQDQSIQDICSLKYTLEDESTQDENKINVIAHTTQKENGGIQELNPVIEEVISSAEATQMIQNSNRMKIEMHSQLISDLLACQSPHMDKHSGHSLHLEAKISVQPNIQKQVESGTQQQISGQIETNTKVVSSLEHQRQELGLPEQLSPEGKQLICSPPPEPEAHQAHFSLAEAPPTLIQHSPQGPEQHDDQDQTDGPYKSISEGETIHHNHCTTGEVKHEKNVSKASAVVIDFCQAKTASEHEPEGRYDLETCPLELENGPPLGSGAGAHTALWGNSHSLSRASAEEEEEESALEQASAESAASTLLQTTPTMPEMIESEGEKKSDDAFQSVAIIVQAAEGESAVLEADESPSSQGTLTEITAEQGQQCTSVIFPKIKCSPVQKEKATEESCGNKMPHNSTESVGKGGGLPIALSPAGNEKTGMVGKEDKALVTYSSPGVLGTCDWKAESSRSKKRKGESEEEGKETSEGGAQNGGRVSQTETATETCPSHRITASLAATQDESDLILPVTAGTALFPLTINRINDCVSISPPPPLSHINSTETEALREEEANLNPSPSASGAELLGSDRSFPPAVSSENECLTAQANNQQVQSSSQTRTTNCDTSIKTETQQQKQETTPTSEDKSQSTKLQVNMRDIAEICTKVEGRISPKGMQSSFEDQKDTVLKGQRTECASLPPLMVFESLRHPVKETSFNFKGFLTINKPEIEKEKSNAKKEPTAFEEGGKEERNGKQRENLEQAEITYKESKDCKETTSTSQEQGETTVKLEENVNVNMGGCEESKVTDEADVNKKNPVIFSSLSAAGVTTSVTETKDAVNEILEETEAIKENQEYKESLNVTQISPNDTDESASTEKDSVLLQDVSLQEGRNDSPAVDGERADITMSEGVEQRHIEVVLGSKERLNDETDKSKGCGLPEASDIEVTCPNNSKNLVNDSQEQEKYTHEEESMVKTSSLSPAAAPNTDSMCPRTQPDKKSYTEQPTTTSEMSLLLKADKCADMLPYQTESQFSGEIMKSDAANTEDTTVPSLPAAETTVPEQSDLSSTTKQSTISDARDVSVIVLKAPGPMLSHSESINDCDIAVAGTGEHYSVNHVCVSDIEIVNNIAGKTNQQSDANEVMLRKQNADDAPYTVGVSAQEIAASSGSLLLTTDRPELAGCAPLVSKTSDIVGNAKMKENEASKDTVEFDIGQEGKREGHVNSKHENDLCNVPTNVTIDKELLNKDISEGFKQVKGEEQNKESVKEKNETIASQDKGNEQKNGKQGERKEQEEMAFREQKDSRVETNTSEASCVDEMLHSQSALTTQSPNDDNKCDSLLMNSQDNLDTLLTEEPVQDVSVDNVRINTDVSEGFRQVMGREQIKDCVKENERHNVKSVTEKDSKEKTHTSEEQNKTTAKENIDQTQGENQTLINLFKLSGEEKLLNETIPRGKLQSSLVSDPGLTSKGIIEEALGCRGAPTEKSPPVIDQTLSAVANAFPERDHTQDLRALSQSDLAFSQSQELQQQQKFMSAPEAVLSVGKSNGLENAESDNHADPEASETQEKVMVYCSTEAQSSLNSTSESAILVGGNDKDVAVYNVCPQNEEQSMQTIDLSGGNSPVCVESTSSEIQTQAAPSLSGMALSASETSEVKKVIEATEAKEPSISASQESVSKHAECAKSQTSVDKHGNVWDEILDTKKGSELPINHSSGFSVLPSLSHHEARLKTNEKYFDSVTPGDIGNTEIRPNSMSDVTQMSTAGTSQLQQVKELVFQPSDGQLSTISTDCLLQESIKEEKKISVDYASKDSVEFNAPNSAHQSETAVWRMEQLNKHLSEQFPVGTQNTEEQVTQCSEQQLMQLHVRTCSDPENTISTMKAEGTVSNDRQQPEGIQEEISKQIEDEEENKTFEKECIEMSKRAESKSSETVVKESISKENLSKLEEHSLSSLDEAIVGNVDQSVEEVTDETLTEMKMVMPLLCPETAVYLVTDPQDSLQPPLTVNQQSSQQPTKSFIQTLRENVTDTSKSSTKQNPDIADSYRGDIESLLTEKTIQKDYSDACEEEVGKVSEAADVLLGSGPGTVQVSQVKDSSDRRGLSVVSVPERSVNSSECSDWLRALKEAASMSQIIPEHRDETTCGATENRPFETLGSPQAELEFRTPTEEYFPLATDESFPPAPEKSFQPVIEEILPPATAESFPPALEKSFHPAIEESFPPAPEESFPPAPEESFPPAPEESFPPVPEDSFPPAPEESFPLHLRKVSPLCLRRVSPLHLRKVSPLCLRRVSPLHLRKVSPLCLRRVSPLHLKRVSPLLLSSQKNKKTAGPL, translated from the exons GCCGCAGTACACACTGACAAGGTGAGCCCACTGAAGGAAAAGTCTGCCGCTGCAGAGAACGGATCTGTCCACACTGATTCAGTCACTGCGGAGCCACAGGTGTCTGCTGACGAGGACGAAAAGCCACAGAGACAGGAAGAGGAGGATAAAGAGGAGCTAGAGTTTCCTCATGATCTGCTGCCCAGCATAGACCTCGACCTCAGCACTGAGCTCAATCTCACCTGGGGAACCTCACTTGG ttGTGAGCAGGTGGGCTTGGGTGAGATGAAGAATGAGGCTGTGGCACTGGGTGGCACTGCCAACCCTCTGCTGGCAGGCCTAGAGCACTACATGGAGGCCAGTCCACCAGTAGTGGGCCTCATAAAGAG CTGTGATGGTGACCAAGTTTCTACTGAGACCCAGAACCACTTGTCTAGCACACCTCAGCAAGATATTCCATCCCTCAGTCCTTTGGCTGCCCAGGTGGATTATGAACTCCAGGAAGCATTAAAGGAATGTGAGGACGAAATGACTGCTCTTGGCATATCCTCCCATGTAGACACATGGACTGCAGGTGATCTGGATAGGTGTTCCTCCTTAGTCCTGCCTGAAAATGATgagaaaaatgaacaaactgagAAGGCTGAAGTCAAAAAGGATTTTGGTACATCTTCACAAAAACCTGTCAAAATTCATGGAGGTTGCCATGGAAATGAAGCACACAAAAATGACTCCTCAGCAGGTGAAGAGGGGGTGTTTAGCTTCAGAGATTATATTCTTGGCAAAAAGCAAACTAATACTTTTACAGATGGAGCTAAGGATGTCAAAAACATCAAGGATATAACAGAAAACCACAGTGAGGAAACTAGACAGCTGTCAGAGGCAGAATGGCAAACAAATTCAGAGATAGAGACTAAAATACACACAGCTGAGAACATAGCTGATCAACAAACAACACCTAGCATATGGAAAGGTACACAAACAACATCAGAGATGGATGCAGCAAAGGAAACACTTACCCAGGATCAATCAATACAAGATATCTGCTCTTTGAAATACACCCTGGAGGATGAGAGCACACaagatgaaaacaaaataaatgttatagcACACACAACCCAGAAAGAAAACGGAGGAATTCAAGAGTTAAATCCTGTGATCGAAGAAGTCATCAGTTCTGCAGAAGCTACACAGATGATTCAGAATTCAAACAGAATGAAAATAGAGATGCATAGTCAGTTAATTAGTGATTTACTGGCATGCCAATCCCCACATATGGATAAACATTCTGGTCACTCGTTACACTTAGAAGCTAAAATAAGCGTACAaccaaacatacaaaaacaggtggagtCAGGGACACAGCAGCAGATAAGTGGACAGAtagaaacaaacacaaaagtaGTATCAAGCCTTGAGCATCAAAGACAGGAATTAGGACTCCCAGAACAGCTGAGTCCTGAGGGTAAACAATTGATCTGCTCCCCACCTCCAGAACCCGAGGCTCACCAAGCTCATTTTTCCCTGGCTGAGGCTCCACCTACCCTGATACAACACTCTCCACAGGGGCCTGAGCAACATGATGACCAGGATCAGACAGATGGACCCTACAAATCAATATCAGAAGGTGAAACCATACACCACAACCACTGTACGACAGGGGAAGTTAAACATGAGAAAAATGTGTCTAAGGCATCTGCTGTTGTGATTGATTTCTGCCAAGCTAAAACAGCCTCTGAACATGAGCCCGAAGGGAGATATGACTTAGAGACATGTCCACTGGAGCTGGAGAATGGACCTCCTTTAGGCAGTGGAGCTGGCGCACACACAGCACTGTGGGGGAATTCACACTCTCTGAGCCGAGCCAGTgcagaagaggaggaggaagagagtGCCCTTGAACAGGCTTCAGCAGAGTCCGCTGCCTCCACATTGCTACAAACAACACCCACAATGCCAGAAATGATAGAAAGTGAGGGAGAGAAGAAGAGTGATGATGCGTTCCAAAGTGTCGCAATAATAGTACAAGCAGCAGAGGGAGAATCGGCAGTGCTGGAAGCGGATGAGTCTCCAAGCTCACAGGgaacattaactgaaattacGGCTGAACAGGGACAACAATGCACCTCAGTAATTTTTCCAAAGATTAAGTGCTCACCTGTTCAGAAAGAAAAGGCGACTGAGGAGAGCTGTGGCAACAAAATGCCACACAACTCAACAGAGAGCGTGGGGAAGGGAGGGGGTCTGCCAATCGCACTCTCCCCAGCCGGAAACGAGAAAACAGGCATGGTCGGCAAAGAGGACAAAGCTCTGGTCACCTATTCCTCTCCAGGCGTCCTTGGAACATGTGACTGGAAGGCGGAGAGTTCTCGATCAAAGAAGAGAAAAGGAGAGAGTGAAGAGGAGGGGAAAGAGACAAGCGAAGGAGGAGCACAGAACGGAGGCAGGGTGTCACAGACAGAGACAGCAACCGAGACGTGTCCATCCCACCGCATCACAGCATCACTAGCGGCAACACAAGACGAGAGTGACCTCATCCTTCCTGTCACAGCTGGCACAGCCCTGTTTCCTCTGACCATCAACAGAATAAACGACTGCGTCTCCATCAGCCCACCCCCTCCTCTTTCTCACATAAACTCTACAGAGACAGAAGCACTGAGAGAGGAAGAGGCTAATCTGAATCCAAGCCCAAGTGCATCAGGAGCAGAATTGCTAGGCAGTGATAGATCATTTCCACCAGCGGTTTCTTCGGAAAACGAATGCCTCACTGCGCAAGCCAACAATCAACAGGTACAGAGCTCTTCACAAACTAGAACCACAAACTGTGACACATCCATCAAGACAGAAACACAGCAACAAAAGCAAGAAACAACCCCTACAAGTGAAGACAAATCGCAATCAACTAAGCTACAAGTGAACATGAGGGATATCGCTGAAATTTGTACCAAAGTGGAAGGGCGTATATCCCCAAAAGGTATGCAGAGCTCTTTTGAGGACCAAAAGGATACAGTGTTGAAAGGCCAAAGGACTGAATGTGCCTCTCTGCCTCCACTGATGGTATTTGAAAGTCTACGACACCCAGTAAAAGAGACTAGCTTCAACTTTAAAGGTTTTCTCACCATCAACAAACCGGAAATAGAAAAGGAAAAATCCAATGCAAAAAAAGAACCTACTGCTTTTGAGGAAGGAGGTAAAGAGGAAAGAAATGGGAAGCAGCGAGAAAATTTGGAACAAGcggaaattacatataaagaatCAAAGGACTGCAAAGAAACAACCAGCACATCTCAAGAGCAGGGTGAGACTACTGTAAAACTTGAAgaaaatgttaatgtaaataTGGGTGGTTGTGAAGAAAGTAAAGTAACAGATGAAGCTGATgttaacaaaaaaaatcctgttATATTTTCATCACTGTCAGCTGCAGGCGTGACCACCAGTGTTACTGAAACAAAGGATGCCGTTAATGAAATTCTGGAAGAAACTGAAGCAATTAAAGAGAACCAAGAATATAAAGAGTCTTTGAATGTTACTCAGATCAGTCCAAATGATACAGATGAGTCAGCGTCCACTGAGAAGGATAGTGTTTTACTACAGGATGTTTCTCTACAAGAGGGTCGTAATGACAGCCCCGCTGTGGATGGTGAGCGGGCTGATATCACTATGTCTGAAGGAGTTGAACAGAGACATATAGAAGTGGTACTTGGCAGCAAGGAAAGACTGAATGACGAGACTGATAAATCAAAGGGATGTGGGTTACCTGAAGCAAGTGATATAGAAGTAACATGTCCAAATAATTCAAAGAATCTTGTGAATGACAGTCAAGAGCAAGAGAAATACACACATGAAGAGGAGTCAATGGTAAAAACCAGCTCATTGTCTCCAGCAGCAGCCCCAAACACAGACAGCATGTGTCCTCGCACTCAACCAGACAAGAAATCCTACACCGAGCAGCCTACTACAACCTCAGAGATGTCACTCCTGTTAAAAGCAGATAAGTGTGCAGACATGCTGCCCTATCAGACAGAATCACAGTTCAGTGGTGAAATAATGAAAAGTGATGCAGCAAATACTGAAGACACAACAGTCCCTTCTCTTCCTGCAGCGGAAACTACAGTACCAGAACAAAGTGATCTTTCCTCAACCACTAAACAAAGCACTATCAGTGATGCCAGGGATGTGTCTGTCATTGTACTAAAGGCTCCAGGCCCAATGCTGAGTCACTCTGAGTCCATTAATGACTGTGATATTGCTGTTGCAGGAACTGGGGAGCATTACAGTGTGAACCACGTGTGCGTGTCTGACATAGAGATTGTAAATAATATTGCAGGCAAAACAAATCAGCAATCAGATGCAAATGAAGTCATGTTAAGAAAACAAAATGCAGATGATGCGCCCTACACTGTTGGTGTCTCCGCACAGGAAATTGCAGCATCATCTGGGTCCCTTCTGCTTACAACTGACAGACCAGAACTGGCAGGTTGTGCACCACTAGTCTCAAAAACCTCAGATATTGTTGGAAATGCAAAGATGAAAGAGAATGAAGCATCTAAGGACACTGTAGAATTTGATATTGGTCAAGAAgggaagagagaaggacatgtaAATTCTAAACATGAAAATGATTTGTGCAATGTACCTACAAATGTTACAATAGACAAGGAGTTACTTAATAAAGACATATCTGAAGGATTCAAGCAGGTGAAGGGAGAAGAGCAAAACAAGGAGTCCgtgaaggaaaaaaatgaaactattGCCTCTCAGGATAAAGGAAATGAACAGAAAAATGGGAAGCAGGGCGAAAGAAAGGAGCAAGAAGAAATGGCTTTTAGGGAGCAGAAGGACAGCAGAGTAGAAACAAATACCTCTGAAGCATCTTGTGTTGATGAGATGCTTCATTCTCAATCTGCTTTGACAACACAAAGTCCTAATGATGACAACAAATGTGATTCTCTCCTGATGAACTCACAGGACAATCTTGATACACTTCTGACTGAAGAACCTGTTCAAGATGTGTCTGTAGACAATGTAAGAATTAATACAGATGTATCCGAAGGATTCAGGCAGGTGATGGGAAGAGAGCAAATCAAGGATTGTGTGAAAGAAAACGAGAGACACAATGTAAAATCTGTCACAGAAAAGGACAGCAAAGAAAAGACACATACCTCTGAAGAACAGAATAAGACTACCGCAAAAGAAAATATTGATCAAACACAAGGAGAGAACCAGACGTTAATAAATCTCTTCAAGCTATCAGGAGAAGAAAAACTATTAAATGAAACCATTCCAAGAGGAAAATTGCAGTCTAGTCTTGTGTCTGATCCTGGTTTAACCTCTAAAGGGATTATAGAAGAGGCTCTGGGTTGTAGAGGGGCACCAACTGAAAAATCTCCTCCAGTCATTGATCAGACCCTGTCTGCAGTGGCGAATGCTTTTCCCGAGAGAGACCACACACAAGATCTGAGGGCCTTGAGCCAGTCAGATTTGGCATTTTCACAATCCCAAGAGCTTCAGCAGCAACAGAAGTTTATGAGTGCCCCAGAAGCAGTGTTAAGTGTGGGTAAAAGCAATGGTTTAGAAAATGCTGAATCTGATAATCATGCAGATCCTGAGGCAAGTGAAACGCAAGAGAAAGTGATGGTGTATTGTAGTACAGAGGCTCAAAGTTCCCTAAACAGCACATCAGAGAGTGCCATACTGGTGGGGGGCAATGACAAAGATGTTGCTGTGTACAATGTATGTCCACAGAATGAAGAGCAGAGTATGCAAACTATAGATCTGAGTGGTGGGAATTCTCCTGTTTGTGTTGAAAGTACTTCAAGTGAAATTCAAACACAGGCAGCTCCCAGCTTGTCTGGAATGGCATTGTCAGCTTCTGAAACTTCAGAAGTCAAAAAGGTTATAGAGGCTACAGAGGCAAAAGAGCCTTCCATCTCAGCATCACAGGAAAGTGTGAGTAAACATGCAGAATGTGCCAAATCACAGACTAGTGTGGACAAACATGGAAATGTGTGGGATGAAATCCTTGACACCAAGAAAGGCTCAGAACTTCCTATAAATCACTCAAGTGGGTTCTCTGTGCTTCCCAGCCTCTCACACCATGAAGCACGACTAAAAACAAATGAGAAATATTTCGACTCTGTTACCCCTGGAGACATTGGAAACACTGAGATCAGACCTAATTCAATGAGTGATGTTACACAGATGTCTACTGCAGGAACTTCCCAACTTCAGCAAGTGAAAGAGTTAGTTTTTCAGCCCTCTGATGGGCAGCTCTCCACCATATCCACTGACTGTCTGCTCCAGGAAAGTattaaagaggaaaaaaagataAGTGTGGATTATGCCTCTAAAGATTCAGTAGAGTTCAACGCTCCTAATTCCGCTCACCAATCTGAGACAGCTGTCTGGAGGATGGAGCAGCTTAATAAGCATTTGTCAGAGCAATTCCCAGTCGGTACCCAAAACACAGAGGAGCAGGTTACACAGTGTTCTGAACAGCAGCTCATGCAGTTACATGTAAGAACTTGTTCAGACCCTGAAAACACAATCAGTACTATGAAAGCAGAAGGCACTGTTTCAAATGACAGACAACAGCCAGAAGGAATTCAAGAAGAGATAAGTAAGCAGATAGAGGATGAAGAAGAGAATAAAACCTTTGAAAAAGAATGCATAGAAATGTCCAAAAGGGCTGAATCTAAGTCTTCAGAGACTGTAGTGAAAGAAAGCATATCCAAAGAAAACCTAAGCAAGTTGGAGGAGCACTCTTTATCTTCTCTTGATGAAGCAATAGTCGGTAATGTAGACCAATCTGTAGAAGAAGTTACTGATGAGACGCTGACTGAGATGAAAATGGTTATGCCATTGCTATGCCCTGAGACCGCTGTCTACTTGGTGACTGACCCCCAGGATTCCCTCCAGCCCCCTCTCACAGTCAATCAACAGTCTAGTCAGCAGCCCACCAAGTCTTTTATTCAAACTTTACGTGAAAATGTCACAGATACTTCTAAAAGTAGCACCAAACAAAATCCTGACATAGCAGATAGCTATCGTGGAGACATAGAATCGCTTCTAACTGAAAAAACAATACAGAAAGATTACAGTGACGCTTGTGAAGAGGAAGTCGGCAAGGTGTCCGAAGCTGCAGATGTGTTGCTGGGTTCAGGCCCAGGAACAGTGCAGGTATCACAGGTTAAAGACAGTTCAGACAGACGAGGCTTAAGTGTAGTCTCTGTACCTGAGAGGTCAGTCAACTCTTCTGAATGTTCTGATTGGCTCAGAGCTCTGAAGGAGGCAGCCTCCATGTCTCAGATCATTCCAGAGCACAGAGATGAGACTACCTGTGGAGCTACAGAAAACAG aCCATTTGAAACCCTTGGTTCGCCTCAGGCTGAACTAGAATTCCGAACCCCAACTGAGGAATATTTCCCCCTTGCTACTGATGAGAGTTTCCCCCCTGCTCCTGAGAAGAGTTTTCAACCTGTTATTGAGGAGATTTTGCCCCCTGCTACTGCGGAGAGTTTCCCCCCTGCTCTTGAGAAGAGTTTCCACCCTGCTATTGAGGAGAGTTTCCCCCCTGCGCCTGAGGAGAGTTTCCCCCCTGCGCCTGAGGAGAGTTTCCCCCCTGCACCTGAGGAAAGTTTCCCCCCTGTGCCTGAGGACAGTTTCCCCCCTGCACCCGAGGAGAGTTTCCCCCTGCACCTGAGGAAAGTCTCCCCCCTGTGCCTGAGGAGAGTTTCCCCCCTGCACCTGAGGAAAGTCTCCCCCCTGTGCCTGAGGAGAGTTTCCCCCCTGCACCTGAGGAAAGTTTCCCCCCTTTGCCTGAGGAGAGTTTCCCCCCTGCACCTGAAGAGAGTTTCCCCCCTGTTACTGAGCAGCCAGAAGAACAAGAAGACTGCAG GTCCCCTCTGA